One window of the Methylovirgula sp. HY1 genome contains the following:
- a CDS encoding B12-binding domain-containing radical SAM protein, whose translation MTGSLHDSSRNILCVFPRYTSSFATFEYSYELTVGTKACMPPQGLLVIAATLPHHWQVRFIDENMEPAEDSDFAWADAVFVSGMHIQRRQIDDICRRAHKHDKPVALGGPSVSACPDYYPNADYLHIGELGDATEALIEILARDVRRPDRQIVLKTEARRDLTDFPLPAYELAKIDSYLIGTIQFSSGCPYRCEFCDIPGLYGRVARIKTAAQITAELDKLLACGVVGQIYFVDDNFIANRAAVAELLPHLIAWQKRTGYAVSFACEATLNIARNPEILAQMREAAFDAIFCGIETPEPDALKGMDKKHNLTIPILDSVQMINAHGMQVVSGIILGLDTDTLETGSRIIEFIEQSKIPMLTINLLQALPCTPLWDRLAKDNRLDHDESRESNVQFLLPYDDVVAMWRNCMDEAYDPVRLFGRYEQMIQAIWPNRLSRPLSRTRCSPANVRRGLTMLAKVLWKIGVRGDYRRPFWRFTLPRLLRGEVEAILTVAISAHHLIMFARDCRLGRGNASNYSPKLRLAEEVVTQ comes from the coding sequence ATGACCGGTTCGTTGCACGACAGCTCGCGAAATATCCTCTGTGTTTTTCCGCGCTACACATCATCTTTCGCCACGTTCGAATATTCTTACGAACTAACGGTCGGCACCAAGGCTTGCATGCCGCCGCAGGGCTTGCTCGTGATCGCGGCCACTCTGCCGCACCATTGGCAAGTGCGTTTCATCGATGAAAATATGGAGCCGGCTGAAGACAGCGATTTCGCATGGGCCGATGCCGTCTTCGTCAGCGGCATGCATATTCAACGGCGGCAGATCGACGATATTTGCCGGCGCGCACATAAGCATGACAAGCCGGTCGCACTTGGGGGACCGTCAGTATCCGCCTGCCCCGACTATTATCCCAATGCCGATTATCTTCACATCGGCGAACTCGGCGATGCGACCGAGGCGTTGATCGAAATCCTCGCCCGGGACGTCCGCCGACCCGATCGGCAGATCGTGCTGAAGACCGAGGCGCGGCGCGATCTCACCGATTTCCCGCTGCCGGCCTATGAACTCGCAAAGATCGACTCTTACCTAATCGGCACCATCCAATTTTCAAGCGGTTGTCCCTACCGCTGCGAATTCTGTGATATTCCAGGACTCTACGGACGCGTCGCGCGGATCAAGACAGCGGCTCAGATCACAGCCGAGCTCGATAAATTGCTGGCCTGCGGGGTGGTTGGCCAAATCTATTTCGTCGACGACAATTTCATCGCCAACCGGGCGGCGGTGGCGGAATTGCTGCCGCATCTCATCGCCTGGCAGAAGCGAACCGGCTATGCGGTCAGCTTCGCCTGCGAAGCGACTCTCAACATCGCCCGAAATCCAGAGATTCTGGCGCAAATGCGGGAGGCCGCTTTCGACGCCATATTCTGCGGCATCGAGACGCCCGAGCCCGACGCGCTCAAGGGCATGGACAAAAAGCACAACCTCACAATCCCGATTCTCGATTCGGTCCAGATGATCAACGCGCATGGAATGCAGGTTGTCTCGGGCATCATACTCGGACTCGACACCGATACTTTGGAAACGGGCAGCCGCATTATCGAATTCATCGAGCAGTCGAAGATCCCGATGCTCACGATCAATCTCTTGCAGGCTTTGCCCTGCACGCCGCTCTGGGACCGTCTGGCCAAGGACAATCGACTCGATCATGACGAGAGCCGCGAGTCGAATGTCCAGTTCCTTTTGCCTTATGACGATGTCGTGGCGATGTGGCGCAACTGCATGGACGAGGCCTATGATCCGGTGCGGCTGTTCGGCCGCTACGAGCAGATGATCCAGGCGATCTGGCCCAATCGCTTGTCTCGCCCGCTCAGCAGGACTCGCTGCTCGCCGGCCAATGTGCGCCGCGGCCTCACCATGCTCGCCAAAGTCTTGTGGAAAATCGGCGTCCGGGGCGACTATCGCCGCCCTTTCTGGCGCTTCACGCTTCCGCGCCTGCTGCGCGGGGAAGTCGAAGCGATCCTCACCGTCGCCATTTCCGCGCATCATCTCATCATGTTCGCGCGCGATTGCCGCTTGGGGCGCGGCAATGCCTCGAACTATTCGCCGAAGCTACGCCTCGCCGAAGAGGTGGTGACGCAATGA
- the dusB gene encoding tRNA dihydrouridine synthase DusB: MRDCGAAASDYNLDMNFNAQPLSNFSGGLIVGSLHLTGRAFLAPMAGVSDFGMRRLAMSFGAALTVSEMLDAEFYVGGDREAVIRAAGEGITPHIVQIAGCAAGPLAEAARLAEAAGAAMIDINMGCPAKRVTGGAAGSALMRDLDLATDLIRAVVGAVQVPVSLKMRLGWDEAAFNAPELARRAECEGVAMLTVHGRTRNQFYRGKADWAAIRKVREAVSVPLVANGDCTSARDAAAMLEASGADAVMIGRAAIGRPWLVGQIAAHLAQGAMADGSALREPSAASRQEAAVDHYRTLLSLFGKAKGLRHARKHLAAYTAGSTRADAGALRARLVTSENPTEVEALLATLLEAEPVAGNA; this comes from the coding sequence ATGCGGGATTGCGGCGCTGCAGCAAGTGACTATAATTTGGACATGAACTTTAATGCACAGCCTTTAAGCAATTTTAGTGGAGGATTGATCGTCGGATCCTTGCATCTGACGGGCCGTGCCTTTCTTGCGCCAATGGCAGGCGTTAGTGATTTTGGCATGCGCCGCCTTGCCATGAGTTTTGGCGCGGCGCTTACCGTCTCGGAAATGCTCGACGCGGAGTTTTATGTCGGTGGGGATCGCGAAGCTGTGATCCGCGCTGCCGGGGAGGGGATTACGCCACATATTGTGCAAATTGCCGGCTGCGCAGCCGGTCCACTGGCGGAAGCTGCACGGCTTGCGGAAGCTGCGGGTGCCGCCATGATCGATATTAATATGGGGTGTCCCGCAAAACGCGTCACTGGTGGCGCGGCGGGCTCGGCTCTGATGCGGGATCTCGATCTCGCAACCGATCTCATCCGCGCCGTTGTGGGTGCGGTTCAGGTTCCGGTTTCCCTGAAAATGCGATTGGGCTGGGATGAAGCCGCATTCAATGCGCCGGAACTCGCGCGGCGCGCCGAGTGCGAAGGCGTCGCTATGCTGACGGTTCACGGCCGGACGCGCAATCAGTTCTACCGAGGCAAGGCCGATTGGGCCGCGATCCGCAAGGTGCGGGAGGCGGTATCCGTCCCGCTCGTCGCCAATGGCGATTGCACCAGCGCGCGTGACGCGGCGGCGATGCTCGAGGCCTCCGGCGCCGATGCGGTGATGATCGGCCGCGCCGCCATCGGCAGGCCCTGGCTGGTTGGGCAGATCGCCGCCCATTTGGCGCAAGGGGCGATGGCTGACGGGTCCGCGTTGCGTGAGCCTTCAGCGGCATCTCGGCAGGAAGCTGCGGTCGACCATTATCGGACGCTTCTGTCGCTGTTCGGCAAGGCGAAGGGCCTGCGCCACGCGCGCAAGCATCTTGCCGCCTATACCGCCGGATCAACCCGTGCGGATGCTGGGGCGCTGCGCGCGCGTCTGGTCACAAGTGAGAATCCGACCGAGGTCGAAGCGCTTCTGGCGACATTGCTGGAAGCCGAACCTGTTGCGGGGAATGCATGA
- a CDS encoding bifunctional 2-C-methyl-D-erythritol 4-phosphate cytidylyltransferase/2-C-methyl-D-erythritol 2,4-cyclodiphosphate synthase codes for MHGEIFGKPVVSQNRELAILVVAAGRGSRAGLGLPKQYRDIGGRPLLAHTLSAMLTAAPGAQLLTVIHPDDADLYAQAVAHLPATAQARLQTPTPGGETRQDSVRLGLEALACQAPHPQIVLIHDGARPFSSEALIARARDAALAHGAAVPGLALIDTIKEVDDQGKIVATPQRAALRTVQTPQAFRFDLILAAHRKAAQEGQSGLTDDAAIAEWAGYGVHIFEGERENMKITNAEDIGLAEAKLIGSLQDVRTGQGFDVHAFGPGDHLWLGGYEIAHDHGLLGHSDADVLSHAITDAILGAIADGDIGSHFPPSDPQWRGAASSIFLAAAMQRLRDRNGMIAHIDATVICERPKVGPHRDAIRQSLAAITGVSIDRIAVKATTSEQLGFTGRGEGIAAMAIATVRLPL; via the coding sequence ATGCATGGCGAAATTTTCGGCAAGCCGGTCGTGAGCCAAAATCGTGAACTGGCTATTTTGGTCGTCGCGGCCGGCCGCGGTTCACGCGCCGGCCTCGGACTTCCTAAACAATATCGGGATATTGGCGGCCGGCCGCTGTTGGCGCATACGTTGTCGGCCATGCTGACAGCGGCGCCGGGTGCGCAATTGCTCACCGTGATCCATCCCGACGATGCGGATCTCTACGCGCAAGCCGTGGCCCATCTTCCCGCGACAGCCCAAGCACGCCTGCAGACGCCGACCCCCGGCGGCGAGACGCGCCAGGACAGTGTGCGGCTCGGCCTCGAAGCGCTGGCTTGCCAAGCACCCCACCCGCAGATCGTCCTCATCCACGATGGCGCCCGCCCCTTTTCGAGCGAAGCCCTGATCGCGCGGGCGCGCGATGCCGCTCTTGCGCATGGCGCGGCCGTCCCCGGCTTGGCACTGATCGACACGATCAAAGAGGTCGACGACCAGGGCAAGATCGTCGCGACGCCGCAACGCGCGGCCTTGCGCACGGTCCAGACGCCGCAGGCCTTCCGCTTCGATCTCATCCTGGCGGCACATCGCAAAGCCGCGCAAGAAGGTCAATCAGGTCTCACCGACGACGCCGCCATCGCCGAATGGGCGGGATATGGCGTCCATATTTTCGAAGGCGAGCGAGAGAATATGAAAATCACCAATGCCGAAGATATCGGTCTGGCCGAAGCAAAACTGATCGGCAGTCTGCAGGACGTTCGGACGGGCCAAGGCTTCGATGTTCATGCCTTTGGTCCAGGCGACCATCTCTGGCTCGGCGGCTATGAGATCGCGCATGATCATGGCCTGCTCGGCCACTCGGACGCCGACGTGCTGAGCCATGCGATCACCGATGCGATCCTCGGCGCCATCGCCGATGGCGATATCGGCAGCCATTTTCCCCCTTCCGATCCACAGTGGCGCGGTGCCGCCTCGTCGATCTTTCTGGCCGCGGCGATGCAAAGGCTGCGCGACCGTAACGGCATGATCGCCCACATTGACGCGACGGTCATTTGCGAAAGGCCGAAGGTCGGCCCGCATCGCGACGCGATCCGACAGAGTCTCGCCGCGATCACCGGCGTTTCGATCGATCGGATCGCGGTCAAGGCGACGACATCGGAGCAGCTCGGCTTCACTGGCCGTGGGGAAGGCATAGCCGCCATGGCCATCGCCACGGTCCGGCTGCCGCTATAA
- a CDS encoding efflux RND transporter permease subunit produces the protein MALNISAWSIRRPLPAIIFAVVALTLGVVSFEKLPITLLPNVDPPIVSVVVTDFGAAPSDLERQVTKPVENAVAGVPGVKHVVSSISDGISATTIMFRLDANTDRAFKDVQKAIAGLRGRLPQTISKPLVRRVDAVGLGILTYAASSKAETPEQLSYFVDNVIIRKLKAIDGVSSVERIGGVEREFLVALKPDRLQAVGLTAAAVSNRLRGIKENVAIGGADADKPAKIIRVPTAGRSLATLAGTMISLPKGGAVRLDDLANVTDTVATQRRFAQLNDQPIVAFSILRAKGASDVTVAGRVTKAVDEIQADHPDVAIKLIDTSVTYTEGNYEAALHTLFEGAALAVIVVFLFLRDIRATIIAAIALPLSIIPAFWVMHMLGFSLNLVSLLAITLATGILVDDAIVEIENIVRHMRMGKSAYKAAIDAADEIGLAVIAISLTIVAVFAPVSFIGNIAGQYFKQFGLTVAAEVVFSLIAARLITPVLAAYFLTPRPHDETEGRLTKHYGRMVGWSVINRYKTVFIGLILFTASILSITTNLVSRDFQPTQDSGRSHLAIELPAGSTLADTRRAADRVVKLLDTRPEVTSVFIDGGRIAPGPPEVRKAQLTVNYVAKNARKYSVLQLQAMINKDLDTIPGVQHWFVDDYGARPVSRIFTGPDGATVQKFVAKLAVEMQRIPLITNIVASTGRERPELHIKPDYALAARRGVSTASLAETIRIATIGGVGPALTKIDDDGRLVPVRAEIDQKAPGYVQMLDKLGVPTQTGGSVPLGTLAKIQVGEGPVSIDRYDRARSATVQADLVGNAALGDVETAIDKLPLMRHLPPGVKVRKSASAEAMDDLSGGFAEAMRNGLIMVYVVLVLLFASFLQPITILFSLPLSIGGAILALLVTGLPLSMPVIIGILMLMGIVTKNAIMIVDFSVTAMGRGMARTTAIVEAGKKRARPIIMTTIAMIAGMVPSALGWGAGAEFRSPMAIAVIGGLLVSTLLSLLFVPAVFAVMDDVGNTLKRGWRWLVAGRRRKPGTAIKANIGLGGEPGSANGPAE, from the coding sequence ATGGCGCTCAATATCTCAGCATGGTCGATCCGTAGGCCGCTGCCGGCGATCATCTTCGCTGTCGTGGCTCTTACGCTCGGCGTCGTCAGTTTCGAGAAGCTGCCGATTACTTTGCTTCCCAATGTGGATCCACCGATCGTCTCGGTGGTCGTCACTGATTTTGGAGCGGCTCCGTCAGACCTTGAAAGGCAGGTCACGAAGCCCGTAGAAAACGCGGTGGCTGGTGTACCGGGCGTGAAGCATGTCGTGTCGTCGATCAGCGACGGCATATCGGCGACGACGATCATGTTCCGCCTCGATGCGAATACCGACCGCGCCTTCAAAGACGTGCAAAAGGCCATCGCCGGACTCCGAGGCCGTTTGCCTCAGACGATTTCTAAACCGCTGGTCCGGCGGGTGGACGCCGTCGGCCTCGGCATTCTCACTTATGCCGCGAGCTCGAAAGCCGAGACCCCGGAGCAACTGTCTTATTTCGTCGACAATGTCATTATTCGCAAGCTAAAGGCGATCGATGGCGTGAGTTCGGTCGAACGGATCGGCGGCGTCGAGCGGGAGTTTCTGGTGGCGCTCAAACCCGATCGTTTGCAGGCGGTCGGTCTGACGGCGGCCGCGGTCAGTAACAGGCTGCGCGGCATTAAGGAGAATGTCGCGATAGGTGGTGCCGATGCTGATAAGCCGGCGAAGATCATCCGCGTGCCCACCGCGGGGCGCAGCCTTGCCACATTGGCGGGGACCATGATCAGCTTGCCGAAGGGCGGCGCGGTTCGGCTCGATGATCTCGCCAATGTCACCGATACGGTCGCGACCCAGCGCCGTTTTGCGCAATTGAACGATCAACCGATTGTCGCCTTCAGCATTCTGCGTGCGAAAGGCGCGAGCGACGTGACGGTCGCGGGCAGAGTCACCAAGGCCGTTGACGAGATCCAAGCCGACCATCCAGACGTCGCTATCAAGCTCATCGATACTTCCGTGACCTATACGGAAGGAAATTACGAAGCGGCGCTGCACACGTTGTTTGAAGGTGCCGCGCTTGCGGTGATCGTCGTCTTCCTGTTCCTGCGCGACATACGCGCAACCATCATCGCCGCGATCGCGCTGCCCTTGTCCATCATCCCGGCTTTCTGGGTGATGCACATGCTTGGCTTTTCGCTCAATCTCGTGAGCCTACTCGCAATTACCCTGGCGACCGGAATTCTCGTCGACGATGCGATCGTCGAAATCGAAAATATCGTCCGGCATATGCGGATGGGGAAATCGGCCTATAAAGCGGCTATCGACGCAGCCGATGAAATTGGATTGGCGGTGATCGCCATCAGCCTGACCATTGTCGCGGTCTTCGCGCCGGTCAGTTTCATCGGTAATATCGCTGGCCAATATTTCAAGCAATTCGGCCTCACAGTGGCAGCTGAGGTGGTGTTCTCGCTTATCGCGGCGCGGCTGATCACGCCCGTGCTCGCCGCCTATTTCCTGACGCCGCGTCCGCATGACGAGACCGAAGGCCGCTTGACCAAGCATTATGGCCGCATGGTTGGGTGGTCGGTGATCAATCGTTACAAAACCGTGTTCATCGGCCTTATCCTCTTCACAGCCTCCATTCTCAGCATCACCACCAATCTCGTGTCGCGGGATTTCCAGCCGACACAAGACTCGGGGCGGTCGCACCTCGCGATCGAACTGCCGGCGGGGTCGACACTCGCCGACACGCGGCGCGCTGCCGACCGCGTCGTCAAGCTTCTCGACACGCGGCCGGAAGTGACCAGCGTCTTCATCGACGGCGGCCGCATCGCGCCTGGACCGCCGGAAGTCCGCAAAGCACAGCTCACTGTCAATTACGTTGCCAAGAACGCGCGGAAATATTCCGTCCTGCAATTGCAGGCGATGATCAACAAGGACCTCGATACGATTCCTGGTGTCCAGCACTGGTTCGTCGATGATTACGGCGCTCGTCCAGTGTCGCGGATCTTCACCGGGCCGGATGGCGCGACGGTACAAAAATTTGTCGCCAAGCTGGCCGTCGAGATGCAGCGGATTCCTTTGATAACGAATATCGTGGCTTCGACCGGACGCGAACGTCCGGAACTGCATATCAAGCCGGATTATGCGCTCGCGGCACGGCGCGGCGTCTCGACTGCAAGCCTCGCCGAGACGATCCGCATTGCGACGATAGGCGGTGTCGGACCAGCGCTGACGAAGATCGATGATGATGGACGCCTCGTTCCGGTGCGCGCTGAGATCGACCAAAAAGCGCCTGGCTATGTCCAGATGCTGGATAAGCTCGGGGTTCCGACGCAGACCGGCGGATCGGTGCCGCTCGGGACGCTCGCGAAGATTCAGGTGGGCGAGGGGCCGGTCAGCATCGATCGGTATGATCGTGCCCGTTCCGCGACTGTTCAGGCCGATCTCGTCGGCAATGCGGCGCTCGGCGATGTCGAGACGGCAATCGACAAGTTGCCGCTGATGCGGCATCTGCCGCCGGGCGTAAAAGTCCGCAAATCCGCCAGTGCCGAGGCGATGGACGATTTGAGCGGCGGTTTCGCCGAGGCGATGCGCAACGGCCTCATCATGGTCTATGTGGTGCTCGTGCTGCTGTTTGCGAGCTTTTTGCAGCCGATCACCATTCTGTTTTCCCTGCCGTTGTCGATCGGCGGTGCTATTCTCGCCCTGCTGGTGACCGGGTTGCCACTCAGCATGCCGGTGATCATCGGCATTTTGATGCTGATGGGCATCGTGACCAAGAATGCGATCATGATCGTCGATTTCTCGGTCACAGCCATGGGCCGGGGCATGGCGCGGACCACAGCCATCGTCGAAGCCGGCAAGAAGCGGGCGCGGCCAATCATCATGACGACAATCGCCATGATCGCGGGCATGGTGCCGAGCGCGCTCGGCTGGGGTGCCGGCGCAGAATTCCGTTCGCCGATGGCGATCGCGGTCATCGGCGGCCTTCTTGTCTCGACCTTGTTGTCGCTTCTCTTCGTGCCGGCGGTTTTCGCTGTTATGGATGACGTGGGAAACACGTTGAAGCGCGGCTGGAGATGGCTCGTCGCCGGCCGCAGGCGCAAGCCCGGTACCGCAATCAAGGCCAATATCGGCCTCGGCGGCGAACCGGGCTCGGCAAACGGCCCGGCCGAGTAA
- a CDS encoding phosphotransferase family protein, translated as MLEFDVATVEALIAPVVLQGRITHMEPVAGGLTNTNLRLWLADRRGTLLLRIYQRNGDLAHKEMALCRMVEKQVPVPSFLHFAPENPVTGHAFAVLEWVEGIPFDAALPKLDRDQRVQIADRIGRALAAIHGFTYANFGFFDAALKVGAPIDLGRAGLIAYLHECLVEGRGGARLGPELTGDVIAFAAREGHCVEAWQQRACLVHGDFNPSNILVSETAAGTWDVAAIIDWEFAFAGAPGFDFGIFLRPPLGEASEFLVALEAGYRAAGGEMPADWQRIARITDLFSYADVLHHPETSCGVIEDAKSAIRRLIAEESTQPPG; from the coding sequence ATGCTCGAGTTCGACGTGGCCACCGTCGAGGCTCTGATCGCGCCCGTGGTTTTGCAGGGCCGGATTACGCATATGGAGCCTGTCGCGGGCGGATTGACGAATACCAATCTGCGTTTATGGCTCGCCGATCGTCGCGGCACGCTGCTTCTGCGCATCTACCAGCGCAACGGCGATCTTGCGCATAAGGAAATGGCGCTCTGCCGCATGGTGGAGAAACAAGTGCCAGTTCCATCCTTTCTGCATTTTGCGCCTGAAAATCCGGTCACCGGCCATGCCTTTGCCGTGCTCGAATGGGTCGAAGGCATACCTTTCGACGCGGCTCTGCCGAAGCTCGATCGCGACCAGCGTGTGCAGATCGCAGACAGGATCGGCCGCGCGCTCGCGGCCATTCATGGATTCACCTATGCGAATTTCGGTTTCTTCGATGCCGCTCTGAAGGTTGGCGCGCCGATCGATCTCGGTCGCGCTGGGCTTATCGCCTATCTGCATGAATGTTTGGTGGAAGGGCGTGGCGGCGCGCGGCTGGGTCCGGAGCTGACTGGAGATGTGATCGCCTTTGCGGCGCGCGAGGGACATTGCGTCGAGGCATGGCAACAAAGAGCCTGCCTCGTTCACGGCGATTTCAATCCGTCGAATATTTTGGTGAGCGAAACGGCGGCGGGCACATGGGATGTGGCGGCGATCATCGATTGGGAATTCGCCTTCGCCGGCGCGCCGGGATTCGATTTCGGTATTTTCTTGCGGCCGCCGCTCGGTGAGGCTTCGGAGTTTCTCGTGGCTCTTGAGGCGGGGTATCGCGCCGCGGGTGGCGAAATGCCAGCCGATTGGCAGCGTATCGCGCGGATCACCGATCTCTTTTCCTATGCGGATGTCTTGCACCATCCGGAGACGAGCTGCGGCGTCATCGAAGATGCGAAATCCGCCATTCGGCGGCTCATCGCGGAAGAAAGCACGCAGCCGCCTGGCTGA